The following proteins are co-located in the Silene latifolia isolate original U9 population chromosome 1, ASM4854445v1, whole genome shotgun sequence genome:
- the LOC141586698 gene encoding uncharacterized protein LOC141586698, with amino-acid sequence MQEFGQCLDSCGLADHPATGCQFTWNNKQGNGLRWAKLDRILASQQWFCSFPSTASFLNAGISDHSPCLVNIADNSHVRRNFRYLNCWALSPSFQACVQAGWSQDYFGGKIKSLFQKLKRLKGFLKEIHVASFTNLPARVTEAQ; translated from the coding sequence ATGCAAGAGTTTGGGCAGTGTTTGGATTCTTGTGGTCTTGCTGATCATCCAGCTACTGGATGTCAATTTACTTGGAATAATAAGCAGGGCAATGGACTTAGATGGGCCAAGTTGGACAGAATTCTTGCATCCCAGCAGTGGTTTTGTAGCTTCCCTTCTACTGCCTCTTTTCTGAATGCTGGTATTTCTGACCACTCCCCTTGCCTTGTTAATATTGCTGATAATAGTCATGTTAGGAGGAACTTCAGGTACTTGAATTGCTGGGCTCTTTCCCCCTCTTTTCAGGCATGCGTTCAGGCTGGGTGGTCTCAGGACTATTTTGGGGGGAAAATTAAATCTCTTTTTCAAAAGCTTAAAAGACTGAAGGGTTTTTTGAAGGAGATCCATGTTGCCTCTTTCACAAACCTCCCTGCTAGAGTTACTGAAGCTCAGTAG